The following coding sequences lie in one Heyndrickxia oleronia genomic window:
- a CDS encoding MalY/PatB family protein codes for MNWNDCVVRTGTHSVKWSSIPDPNEIIPMCIADMDFQVAPEIMQAMVKKAAHGIYGYTTFCERYYLSIIQWWKKRFDLDIDKEWISFSPGIIPGINILLQILTKPGEHVIVQEPVYYPFYSSIENHQCKIVQNSLVYKNGTYEMDFADLEEKASDPKASVLILCSPHNPVGRVWTIDELNRVAEICLKHNVWIISDEMHGDLVYKGNQHHPLFAVNPKIKNQSIICAAPSKTFNVAGLQTSIIMIPNKDLREQYQQKLIQFGLMRPNVFGVEGTIAAYESCEYWLEELLVYLEGNLQYVSNYFKTKIPEIIPIQPEATHLIWLDCSQLGMKGEELFQYFLNEAKIKFDEGYKFGQNGDSFVRMNIACPRERLENAMKRIEEAVKSVKHK; via the coding sequence ATGAATTGGAATGATTGTGTGGTAAGGACGGGTACACATTCGGTTAAATGGTCGAGTATACCTGATCCTAATGAAATTATCCCAATGTGTATAGCAGATATGGACTTTCAAGTAGCACCTGAAATTATGCAAGCGATGGTGAAAAAAGCGGCACATGGTATTTATGGTTATACAACTTTTTGTGAGCGTTATTATCTTTCGATTATCCAGTGGTGGAAAAAAAGATTCGATCTGGATATAGATAAAGAGTGGATATCATTTAGCCCAGGGATTATCCCAGGAATTAATATCCTTCTTCAGATTTTAACAAAGCCTGGAGAACATGTGATTGTTCAAGAACCTGTATATTATCCTTTTTATAGTAGTATTGAAAATCATCAGTGTAAAATTGTACAAAATTCACTTGTTTATAAAAATGGTACATATGAAATGGATTTCGCTGATTTAGAGGAAAAAGCAAGCGATCCAAAAGCAAGTGTATTGATTTTATGTAGTCCTCACAATCCTGTTGGAAGAGTATGGACGATTGATGAATTGAATAGGGTTGCTGAAATATGTTTAAAACACAATGTGTGGATTATTTCGGATGAGATGCATGGAGATCTTGTGTATAAAGGAAATCAACATCATCCATTATTTGCAGTGAATCCAAAAATCAAGAATCAAAGTATTATATGTGCTGCACCAAGTAAAACCTTTAATGTAGCAGGATTACAAACATCGATTATCATGATTCCAAACAAGGACCTTCGAGAACAATATCAGCAAAAGCTTATTCAGTTCGGTTTAATGAGACCAAATGTATTCGGGGTAGAAGGAACAATTGCTGCATATGAGTCTTGTGAATATTGGCTTGAGGAATTGCTTGTTTACTTGGAGGGAAATCTGCAATATGTCTCAAATTATTTTAAAACAAAGATTCCGGAGATTATTCCTATCCAACCAGAAGCAACCCACCTCATCTGGCTTGACTGTAGTCAACTTGGTATGAAAGGAGAAGAATTATTTCAATATTTCTTAAATGAGGCAAAGATTAAATTTGATGAAGGATATAAATTCGGTCAAAATGGTGATTCCTTTGTACGGATGAATATTGCATGTCCACGAGAAAGATTGGAGAATGCAATGAAGAGAATTGAAGAGGCAGTAAAGAGTGTTAAGCATAAATAA
- a CDS encoding PRK06851 family protein has protein sequence MAGKVLNYFAGGNTGRGFYNLFDSNLKGLDRLFILKGGPGTGKSSLMKKLASEWRNKGYDIEIIHCSSDNDSIDGVIIPKLKFGIVDGMAPHIVEPNAPGAIEEYVNLGVAWDSERLQQNKNRIIALQNEVSRAFQLAYDTFAKGLEEHDDLEEIYFKEMDFNKANGLTDELIQQIFGEQHLSKQAIVYHRFLGAATPKGAVDFIPNITEGLNRRYFLKGRAGTGKSTLLKKVAAVAEERGFDTEIYHCGFDPNSIDMVVIRELSFAIFDSTDPHEYFPDRKGDKIIDLYMAAVTPGTDEKYNIEIKEVHKRYKDQMKEGTKCLAKAKALHDELEKLYVEAMDFSILDKFYQMINQEIIRLENNLYSMNE, from the coding sequence ATGGCAGGGAAAGTATTAAATTACTTTGCTGGTGGTAATACAGGAAGAGGTTTCTATAATTTATTTGATTCGAATCTTAAGGGATTGGACCGCCTTTTCATTCTAAAAGGGGGACCTGGGACAGGAAAATCAAGCTTGATGAAAAAACTTGCAAGTGAATGGAGAAATAAGGGGTATGATATTGAAATCATTCATTGTTCATCAGATAATGATTCAATTGATGGAGTTATTATTCCTAAACTTAAATTTGGAATCGTTGACGGAATGGCACCGCATATCGTTGAACCAAATGCACCAGGAGCAATCGAGGAATACGTTAATTTAGGGGTAGCATGGGACAGTGAACGGCTACAGCAAAATAAAAATCGAATTATAGCTCTGCAAAATGAAGTAAGTCGAGCATTTCAGTTGGCATATGATACTTTTGCAAAAGGATTAGAAGAACATGATGACCTAGAAGAAATTTATTTCAAGGAAATGGATTTTAATAAGGCAAACGGATTAACGGATGAATTGATTCAGCAAATATTTGGCGAGCAGCATTTATCAAAGCAAGCGATCGTCTATCACCGTTTTTTAGGAGCGGCCACACCAAAAGGGGCAGTAGACTTTATTCCGAATATCACAGAGGGATTAAACAGAAGATATTTTTTAAAAGGTCGAGCGGGAACAGGGAAATCTACTTTATTAAAGAAAGTAGCTGCTGTAGCAGAAGAAAGAGGATTTGACACGGAAATTTATCATTGCGGTTTTGATCCTAATAGTATTGATATGGTAGTTATTAGGGAATTAAGCTTTGCTATCTTCGATAGTACCGATCCGCATGAATACTTTCCAGATCGAAAAGGTGATAAGATAATTGATCTATACATGGCTGCTGTTACTCCTGGTACTGATGAGAAGTATAATATAGAGATAAAAGAAGTTCATAAAAGGTATAAGGATCAGATGAAAGAAGGAACGAAATGCTTAGCTAAAGCAAAGGCATTGCATGATGAGTTAGAAAAATTGTATGTAGAGGCGATGGATTTCTCAATTTTAGATAAATTTTATCAAATGATTAATCAAGAAATTATTCGATTAGAAAATAATTTATATAGTATGAATGAGTAA
- a CDS encoding SE1832 family protein, translating to MNRKEIEYKIQDLKADYVRLQHDLEKLEFVKGNLSPLELQLEGLEKELKLLNEQLAKMEENDK from the coding sequence ATGAATAGAAAAGAAATTGAATATAAAATTCAAGATTTAAAGGCGGATTATGTTCGCCTCCAGCATGATCTAGAAAAGCTAGAGTTTGTTAAAGGGAATCTATCGCCGCTTGAACTTCAATTAGAGGGTCTTGAGAAGGAGCTAAAACTCCTGAATGAACAATTAGCAAAGATGGAAGAGAACGATAAATAA
- a CDS encoding acetyl-CoA hydrolase/transferase family protein: MEINIPNYIKDPRLMNRIVSAQEAASWIKDGMTLGLSGFTRAGDAKAVPTALIERAKNEAMKLNIYTGASLGSDIDKLMAEAGMIHKRMPFQADSTMRKKINQGEMLFVDQHLSHMAEAIRSDVLNPIDFAIVEAVSIDQSGFIIPSTSVGNSSIFVEKAKHVIVEINMAQPQALEGLHDIYELGKQGEREPILLKNVDDRIGSVGIPVHSDKIAGIVFTHQVDSASTIVPPDEETQIMANHLIRFLKSEVEAGRLTNQLAPLQSGIGSVANAVLHGLLESDFTNLEVYSEVLQDAVFDLIDAGKVRFASCCSITLSYEKMKQVYSNLDKYKNYLILRPQEISNHPEIIRRLGLISINTALEIDIYGNVNSTHVRGTHMMNGIGGSGDFARNARLAIFVTKSIAKNGDISSIVPFVSHVDHTEHDVDVIVTEQGYADLRGLAPIERVPLIIENCVHPSYRDQLIEYFEEAKQKGGQTPHILEKALSWHINYEKNGTMHQLIHEV, translated from the coding sequence ATGGAAATCAATATACCGAATTATATTAAAGACCCTCGCTTAATGAATCGAATTGTGTCTGCCCAAGAAGCTGCTTCATGGATAAAGGATGGAATGACATTAGGTTTAAGCGGTTTTACACGGGCTGGGGATGCCAAAGCTGTTCCAACCGCATTGATTGAACGAGCTAAAAACGAAGCAATGAAATTAAATATATATACAGGGGCATCCTTAGGCTCAGATATTGATAAATTAATGGCTGAAGCTGGCATGATTCATAAACGAATGCCTTTCCAAGCAGACAGCACGATGAGGAAGAAAATCAATCAAGGAGAAATGCTTTTTGTTGATCAGCATTTATCACATATGGCTGAAGCTATCCGCTCAGATGTATTAAATCCTATTGACTTCGCAATAGTGGAAGCGGTTTCGATTGATCAATCCGGATTCATTATCCCCTCTACTTCAGTGGGCAACTCATCTATATTTGTTGAAAAGGCAAAGCATGTCATTGTTGAAATTAATATGGCTCAACCACAAGCTTTAGAAGGTCTTCACGATATTTATGAGTTAGGGAAGCAAGGTGAAAGAGAACCCATTCTGTTAAAAAATGTAGATGATCGTATTGGATCTGTAGGAATTCCTGTTCATAGTGATAAAATAGCCGGTATTGTATTCACTCATCAAGTTGATTCAGCCTCTACGATCGTTCCACCTGATGAGGAAACACAAATCATGGCTAATCACTTAATACGTTTTTTAAAAAGCGAAGTTGAAGCTGGCAGATTAACGAATCAACTTGCACCTTTGCAATCTGGGATAGGCTCAGTAGCAAATGCAGTGCTACATGGACTACTAGAATCTGATTTTACTAATTTAGAAGTCTATTCCGAGGTACTTCAGGATGCAGTCTTTGATTTAATTGATGCTGGTAAGGTACGATTTGCCTCTTGTTGTTCCATTACATTATCATATGAAAAGATGAAACAGGTATACTCCAATCTAGATAAATATAAGAATTATTTAATTCTTAGACCACAGGAAATTTCAAACCATCCGGAAATTATCCGTCGTCTAGGACTAATATCCATAAATACAGCCCTTGAAATTGATATTTATGGAAATGTAAACTCCACCCATGTTCGAGGCACACATATGATGAATGGAATCGGTGGTTCAGGAGATTTTGCTAGAAATGCACGTTTAGCGATTTTCGTGACAAAATCCATTGCAAAAAACGGGGATATTTCAAGCATTGTTCCGTTTGTCTCACATGTCGACCATACAGAGCATGATGTTGATGTCATTGTAACCGAACAGGGCTATGCTGATTTAAGAGGATTAGCACCGATCGAGCGGGTTCCTCTCATTATCGAAAACTGTGTCCACCCATCTTATCGGGACCAGTTAATTGAATATTTTGAAGAAGCAAAGCAAAAAGGTG
- a CDS encoding GNAT family N-acetyltransferase: MQIRVGTINDIKGLAKVHYESWITTYTGMFSEETFKKRTYERVLENWRPRLENLDPNYRCFLAETDEGEIFAFAECGKERTGEFNIDSELYTIYMLELFHRKGIGKLLFQKVIEFLNEQGFHSLLVWVLKDNHSARKFYEKLGGIQIAEQSLGDSGILEVAYAWSNIQELNI, encoded by the coding sequence ATGCAAATAAGAGTCGGTACAATTAATGATATTAAGGGGCTTGCCAAGGTACACTATGAAAGCTGGATTACAACTTATACAGGAATGTTTTCAGAAGAAACATTTAAAAAACGTACCTACGAAAGAGTACTTGAAAATTGGCGACCGAGATTAGAAAATTTAGATCCTAATTATCGATGCTTTTTAGCAGAAACGGACGAGGGTGAAATTTTTGCTTTTGCTGAATGCGGTAAAGAAAGAACTGGAGAATTCAATATTGATAGCGAGCTTTATACCATTTATATGTTAGAGCTTTTTCATCGAAAAGGTATTGGCAAGCTATTGTTTCAAAAGGTAATAGAATTTCTCAATGAACAAGGTTTTCATTCTTTATTAGTATGGGTGCTTAAAGATAATCATTCAGCAAGGAAGTTTTACGAGAAGCTTGGAGGGATTCAAATAGCCGAACAATCGTTGGGAGATAGTGGTATATTAGAGGTTGCATATGCATGGTCGAATATTCAAGAATTGAATATCTGA
- a CDS encoding LytTR family DNA-binding domain-containing protein, with translation MDQHTISSIMEVIQDLVPKDTSIAITNEKQYIYYQPSKQIDLKIKPGDRIREGTATYQALTVQKKISDYIDKNVLGISYFGISFPIIDEGHLKGCITAILPKKPATFSTNFLTVKTNDRWLPVPFSQIMYLEAQSRKTNVHSDTLIGAHKYNLTELEFYLPDDIFIRCHRSYIININFIAEIHPDSHSTFLLIMKDGSKIPVSQTYASQFRKILCF, from the coding sequence ATGGACCAGCATACTATTTCATCAATTATGGAAGTTATACAAGACTTAGTACCAAAGGATACCTCGATTGCCATAACGAATGAGAAGCAATATATTTATTATCAGCCGAGCAAACAAATTGATTTAAAAATTAAACCAGGTGATCGTATTAGAGAAGGTACAGCAACATACCAAGCATTAACTGTACAAAAAAAAATATCTGACTATATCGATAAGAATGTGCTAGGAATCTCTTACTTCGGTATATCCTTCCCTATTATAGATGAAGGGCATTTGAAAGGATGTATCACCGCAATTCTTCCGAAAAAGCCAGCAACCTTCTCAACTAATTTTCTTACTGTAAAAACAAATGACCGTTGGTTGCCTGTACCATTTTCACAAATTATGTATTTAGAAGCCCAAAGTAGAAAAACAAATGTACATTCAGATACATTAATTGGTGCACATAAATATAATTTAACAGAATTAGAGTTTTATTTACCCGATGATATTTTTATTCGATGTCATCGTTCTTATATTATTAATATTAATTTTATTGCAGAAATACATCCAGACTCCCACTCAACCTTTTTATTAATTATGAAGGATGGGTCTAAAATTCCTGTAAGCCAGACTTATGCTAGTCAATTTAGAAAAATACTTTGCTTCTAA